From the Manihot esculenta cultivar AM560-2 chromosome 3, M.esculenta_v8, whole genome shotgun sequence genome, one window contains:
- the LOC122723250 gene encoding protein arginine N-methyltransferase 1.1-like, whose protein sequence is MPKRRRNPGNRRNNARRNQQGQGRNGDEINVDGIKEMLKDVVTTKTYQNVIYQNKFLFKNKIVLDVGAGTGIISLFCAKAGAAHVYAVECSDMADMAKEIVESNGFSEVVTVLKGEIEEIELPVAKVDIIISEWMGYFLLYENMLNTVLYARDKWLVSEGILLPDKASLYLTAIEDADYKEDKTEFWNNVYGFNMSCIKKQAIMEPLVDTVDQKQIVTDCQLLKIMDICQMVSGDASFTVPFKLVAERDDYIHALVAYFDVSFTKCPKLMGFSIGPRSRATHWKQTILYLEDVLTICEGEVLSGNMTVAPNQKDPRDIDIMIKYAFNGQRCVVSRTQYYKMW, encoded by the exons ATG ccaaagagaagaagaaatccAGGCAATCGTAGGAATAATGCGAGAAGGAATCAGCAAGGGCAGGGAAGGAACGGCGACGAAATTAATGTAGATGGAATTAAG GAAATGCTGAAGGATGTAGTGACAACTAAAACTTATCAAAATGTTATATATCAGAATAAGTTTCTGTTTAAGAATAAAATAGTACTTGATGTTGGCGCTGGAACTGGAATTATATCCCTATTTTGTGCAAAAGCTGGGGCTGCACATGTTTATGCG GTTGAGTGCTCAGACATGGCTGACATGGCAAAAGAAATAGTTGAATCAAATGGTTTTTCAGAAG TTGTAACGGTTTTGAAGGGAGAGATTGAAGAAATTGAGCTACCAGTTGCTAAAGTAGATATTATAATTTCAGAGTGGATGGGATATTTTCTATTGTATGAAAATATGTTAAACACGGTCCTCTATGCACGAGATAAATGGCTT GTCAGTGAGGGAATTCTTCTACCAGACAAAGCTTCCCTTTATTTGACAGCCATTGAGGATGCAGACTACAAAGAAGATAAGACTGAAT TTTGGAATAATGTGTATGGCTTTAACATGAGTTGCATCAAGAAGCAAGCCATCATGGAACCTCTTGTTGATACTGTTGATCAGAAACAAATTGTCACAGACTGCCAGCTCCTCAAG ATTATGGATATCTGTCAAATGGTTTCTGGGGACGCTTCCTTCACAGTTCCTTTTAAGCTTGTGGCTGAGCGGGATGATTACATCCATGCCTTGGTGGCCTACTTTGATGTGTCATTTACCAAATGTCCCAAGTTAATGGGCTTCTCTATAG GGCCAAGATCACGGGCTACACACTGGAAGCAAACAATTCTGtacctagaagatgtgttaacTATATGTGAAGGGGAAGTCTTATCTGGGAACATGACTGTCGCACCGAACCAAAAAGATCCTCGCGACATTGATATAATGATCAAATATGCATTCAATGGGCAGCGGTGTGTGGTCTCAAGAACTCAATATTATAAGATGTGGTGA